The genomic interval CACTCGGTGATGCCGGCGCAGATCCACCCGCATCACCTGGGCGCCATGGGCCACCTGCACCAGGCCATGGGCATGAGTCACCCACACGCCGTGGCGCCTCACACCGCCATGCCCGCGTGCCTCAGCGACGTGGAGTCGGACCCGCGAGAGCTCGAGGCCTTCGCCGAGCGCTTCAAGCAACGGCGCATCAAGCTGGGAGTGACCCAGGCGGACGTGGGTGCGGCTCTAGCCAACCTCAAGATCCCCGGCGTAGGCTCGCTCAGCCAGAGCACCATTTGCAGGTTCgagtctctcactctctcccacaACAACATGATCGCGCTCAAGCCGGTGCTCCAGGCCTGGCTGGAGGAAGCCGAGGCCGCCTATCGAGAAAAAAACAGCAAGCCAGAGCTCTTCAACGGCAGTGAGCGGAAGCGCAAACGCACGTCCATCGCAGCGCCGGAGAAGCGCTCGCTCGAGGCCTACTTCGCTATCCAGCCGCGGCCCTCATCCGAGAAGATCGCGGCCATTGCTGAGAAACTGGACCTTAAAAAGAACGTGGTGAGGGTCTGGTTTTGCaaccagagacagaaacagaaacgaATGAAGTACTCGGCGGTCCACTGACTGCGGCGGGGCGCGGCGTCCGGGGCCGGGGCCAGGGCCGGGAGAGCGGAGTGTATGCCACCCCCCagggtgtgtgtgtagggggaacGGTTATGGGGAACTCCAAGACGTTTCCTGGCAGGTCAGGCTGTCTCCCCCGAAGCCACAGACTTTCCCCTTTATCCTACCTGGTTGCCTCCcggacttctctttctcttctttcctttccattcccaccTGAAAAGTTATGGCgctaagaaaaaaattcctgaagGGCAGGCCCCAAGTGGCAGGcgctgtccgtggtgctgaaaAATCTCCCTCGCGCGCTGGACTGCGAAACCACAGGGCAGGAGCCCCAATGCAGGGGACAGTGAACTGGCCCCGACCACACTACTCCGGGGTGAAGGCGCCACTTTGCTAAGCGTGATTAGACAAAGGTGAAGGGATGGGAAGGCAGTGATAAACACTAATACAAAGTCTAACTGGGGCACAAACATGTACTGGAGATTTATTTAGAGTATATAAAATACTGTATGTTTCCAAAGGATAGCCTTATACTCCTTTCCTCTCCTAAATTCTATCCATCTCATCCTTTGGTTTGCTGTAAGTTCTCTAAGGTAGCACGGACTAGGTTCAGGGAAAGTGTGCGTGAAGTTGCGAGGTCCCAGCTGTTCTCTGCGGTAAGTCGGGCTCCCTAAAAGATGGGCTCAATTTTGGCGACTGAAAATGCCGGGATCTCAAAGCTGGTTGCAAGCAACAGCCGGCAACTGCTCTAGCGCATCCTCCAAGATCTGATGGTGTTTGAGGGGGTGATTACTGCCTGCTGGAGGGGTGGGATTGGTAGTGTTCCAGTCGGACTGAGGACTCTCTGCCCCCAGCTCGCTCCTGCAGCCAGATTTCCAGCGCAGCATAGAGGTGGCTTTTCGAAACTAATTGTAACTTCTCTGAATCATATGCAAGTCTTTCCAACACATCTAACCTCATTgcgattttattattgttgttgttgttagcatTGTTATtggctattatttatttaactctGCTTCTTTCCATCCCCCTTACATGGGTGTCTCCTGGTGGAGGTTCACTTGTGATTTGGAGCGGAAAGAGGAGCCAGACTGCTGGCCTGGACCCTTCTCACCGCCATCCCTCTGGTCCCACCACATTTTATCTTTCGTTGCTTCATGTAATTCGCGtgttgctgtgtgaccttggttttGTTCTCCAAatagatacaaataaaatattaagttttcttCTCTATTTACCCCTTGAATTAACTcctaaaataaatgctttatttttcaacCCGAATCAcagtgcttttctttctcagaggCTAAGGAGTACTAGTCTTGGAAAGGATTTAAAAGTGAGGACCCATAAGGGCTGGGTTCTCGCTTCTGGCAGGCCAGTGTCTGGCCATCTCTCCCCTCTTCCACACAGCTGCACCTTGTCACTCAGATCTCCTCTAGGGAGAGCTGGCCGttcttctctggacctcagggtTACAAGGCACTTCCCTCCACACTTCCCTGCATGTGAATCTATCAGCCTCTGTTCGGTCAACTAGACTCAGATCCACCGCAAACTTTGAAGCCTGACTGATGAGAGTAGGAGCGCCTAGTACTTGCACTCATTGGCTGAATGATCCTGAAGCCAGTTTCTTACCTTCTCTAAGGCTCGGACTGCTCTGCTCGCCTGCAGGATTAAGATGTTAATATTTACCTCACAAAGTTATTGTCAAGATTAAAtaagattgtttatttgaggCATTTGGTAGCGCTTGGTGCTCAAgatgaaacattattttaaaagattcaagtGGCCTGGCAGGAAGTGGGTGGATAGAAGCAAAGAGGGAGGAAAGTGCTCTTTCCTGGGACAGAGTCCGTTGGGGCCCCTTCGGGGTCATttcagaaattcatttaaaattgtcACCCAAGAGCTTACTCAATTCATGGTCTATCTCATCTTCTCTATGAGGAAGGAGGTGCTAAATGGTACATCTGCTGTCAAGATCCTAGCCTAGTGCCCtgcgcacagtaggtgctcaaaagaTGGCCATTCCCTTTTCTTTCACCCCCTCTAAAAGGGGGAAGAAACCTTTTTATTTGAGAGCCACAGGAACAccttcatgatttaaaaattaatgttccaAGTCAGGGAGTCGTCTGCACATTTCCCCTCTGTGTCTTCAAAGGGGTCTGGGTCATCGACTCCCGGCCGAAATTCGGAGCAGAGCGGGTCTCCCCTCCGCGCGGTGCACTCCCTCTGCGGCAAAAACAAACCTAGGGAtcgcccccagcccctggaccTCAGTCCCTCGCCCCCACCAAGCGCAACAACCCCAGCGATgcctccacctccttctccaTCGGGTGTCCTTTAATAATAAATGCCCTTATGCCATTACATTATATTGTgggttttgaaaatttaaaatacggCTGATGCAATATTAATTGCCTATAGTGGTATAAAACACAGGGCCGGAGCCCAGCCGGGCTGCAGAGGAGGCGGCCGTGAGCGTCCCGCGCCGAAGTGAAGCGCTCCAGACAGACGCGCCTTTGCGGGCTGCGAGATTTCCTGCAGGTAAGAGACTTCAGCTTTTCTGGTCCGGGAAAGAACCCGATATCCGCCGCCTCCATCTCCTTTCTGAAAAGTTCCCTgctgagattatatatatatatatatattaacctCAAAAgtttggaagacttttttttttggagagggcGGAATGAGCAGCCCGAAAATAAGATCTGCGCTATTACTGGACTGGCTGGGTTGTGAGTCGCACGCTCACCTCTGCGCCTGGTCCGCTTCAGGCGCCGGGACTGTCCAAGCGTACCGGTATTTCGACCAATTTGCACCTGCGGGCGGGAGCTGCGGCCCGGTCCACGACGCgccccaccctctcccacccactGAGTGCGCCGGGTCGGCGCCGCTGCCTCTCTCCTTGGGCT from Panthera uncia isolate 11264 chromosome A1 unlocalized genomic scaffold, Puncia_PCG_1.0 HiC_scaffold_17, whole genome shotgun sequence carries:
- the POU4F3 gene encoding POU domain, class 4, transcription factor 3 yields the protein MMAMNAKQPFGMHPVLQEPKFSSLHSGSEAMRRVCLPAPQLQGNIFGSFDESLLARAEALAAVDIVSHGKNHPFKPDATYHTMSSVPCTSTSSTVPISHPAALTSHPHHAVHQGLEGDLLEHISPTLSVSGLGAPEHSVMPAQIHPHHLGAMGHLHQAMGMSHPHAVAPHTAMPACLSDVESDPRELEAFAERFKQRRIKLGVTQADVGAALANLKIPGVGSLSQSTICRFESLTLSHNNMIALKPVLQAWLEEAEAAYREKNSKPELFNGSERKRKRTSIAAPEKRSLEAYFAIQPRPSSEKIAAIAEKLDLKKNVVRVWFCNQRQKQKRMKYSAVH